Proteins encoded by one window of Homo sapiens chromosome 10, GRCh38.p14 Primary Assembly:
- the IFIT3 gene encoding interferon-induced protein with tetratricopeptide repeats 3 isoform b (isoform b is encoded by transcript variant 4) → MYNLLAYIKHLDGNNEAALECLRQAEELIQQEHADQAEIRSLVTWGNYAWVYYHLGRLSDAQIYVDKVKQTCKKFSNPYSIEYSELDCEEGWTQLKCGRNERAKVCFEKALEEKPNNPEFSSGLAIAMYHLDNHPEKQFSTDVLKQAIELSPDNQYVKVLLGLKLQKMNKEAEGEQFVEEALEKSPCQTDVLRSAAKFYRRKGDLDKAIELFQRVLESTPNNGYLYHQIGCCYKAKVRQMQNTGESEASGNKEMIEALKQYAMDYSNKALEKGLNPLNAYSDLAEFLETECYQTPFNKEVPDAEKQQSHQRYCNLQKYNGKSEDTAVQHGLEGLSISKKSTDKEEIKDQPQNVSENLLPQNAPNYWYLQGLIHKQNGDLLQAAKCYEKELGRLLRDAPSGIGSIFLSASELEDGSEEMGQGAVSSSPRELLSNSEQLN, encoded by the coding sequence ATGTACAACTTGTTGGCCTACATAAAACACCTAGATGGTAACAACGAGGCAGCCCTGGAATGCTTACGGCAAGCTGAAGAGTTAATCCAGCAAGAACATGCTGACCAAGCAGAAATCAGAAGTCTAGTCACTTGGGGAAACTACGCCTGGGTCTACTATCACTTGGGCAGACTCTCAGATGCTCAGATTTATGTAGATAAGGTGAAACAAACCTGCAAGAAATTTTCAAATCCATACAGTATTGAGTATTCTGAACTTGACTGTGAGGAAGGGTGGACACAACTGAAGTGTGGAAGAAATGAAAGGGCGAAGGTGTGTTTTGAGAAGGCTCTGGAAGAAAAGCCCAACAACCCAGAATTCTCCTCTGGACTGGCAATTGCGATGTACCATCTGGATAATCACCCAGAGAAACAGTTCTCTACTGATGTTTTGAAGCAGGCCATTGAGCTGAGTCCTGATAACCAATACGTCAAGGTTCTCTTGGGCCTGAAACTGCAGAAGATGAATAAAGAAGCTGAAGGAGAGCAGTTTGTTGAAGAAGCCTTGGAAAAGTCTCCTTGCCAAACAGATGTCCTCCGCAGTGCAGCcaaattttacagaagaaaaggtGACCTAGACAAAGCTATTGAACTGTTTCAACGGGTGTTGGAATCCACACCAAACAATGGCTACCTCTATCACCAGATTGGGTGCTGCTACAAGGCAAAAGTAAGACAAATGCAGAATACAGGAGAATCTGAAGCTAGTGGAAATAAAGAGATGATTGAAGCACTAAAGCAATATGCTATGGACTATTCGAATAAAGCTCTTGAGAAGGGACTGAATCCTCTGAATGCATACTCCGATCTCGCTGAGTTCCTGGAGACGGAATGTTATCAGACACCATTCAATAAGGAAGTCCCTGATGCTGAAAAGCAACAATCCCATCAGCGCTACTGCAACCTTCAGAAATATAATGGGAAGTCTGAAGACACTGCTGTGCAACATGGTTTAGAGGGTTTGTCCATAAGCAAAAAATCAACTGACAAGGAAGAGATCAAAGACCAACCACAGAATGTATCTGAAAATCTGCTTCCACAAAATGCACCAAATTATTGGTATCTTCAAGGATTAATTCATAAGCAGAATGGAGATCTGCTGCAAGCAGCCAAATGTTATGAGAAGGAACTGGGCCGCCTGCTAAGGGATGCCCCTTCAGGCATAGGCAGTATTTTCCTGTCAGCATCTGAGCTTGAGGATGGTAGTGAGGAAATGGGCCAGGGCGCAGTCAGCTCCAGTCCCAGAGAGCTCCTCTCTAACTCAGAGCAACTGAACTGA
- the IFIT3 gene encoding interferon-induced protein with tetratricopeptide repeats 3 isoform a (isoform a is encoded by transcript variant 2) — MSEVTKNSLEKILPQLKCHFTWNLFKEDSVSRDLEDRVCNQIEFLNTEFKATMYNLLAYIKHLDGNNEAALECLRQAEELIQQEHADQAEIRSLVTWGNYAWVYYHLGRLSDAQIYVDKVKQTCKKFSNPYSIEYSELDCEEGWTQLKCGRNERAKVCFEKALEEKPNNPEFSSGLAIAMYHLDNHPEKQFSTDVLKQAIELSPDNQYVKVLLGLKLQKMNKEAEGEQFVEEALEKSPCQTDVLRSAAKFYRRKGDLDKAIELFQRVLESTPNNGYLYHQIGCCYKAKVRQMQNTGESEASGNKEMIEALKQYAMDYSNKALEKGLNPLNAYSDLAEFLETECYQTPFNKEVPDAEKQQSHQRYCNLQKYNGKSEDTAVQHGLEGLSISKKSTDKEEIKDQPQNVSENLLPQNAPNYWYLQGLIHKQNGDLLQAAKCYEKELGRLLRDAPSGIGSIFLSASELEDGSEEMGQGAVSSSPRELLSNSEQLN; from the exons ATGAG TGAGGTCACCAAGAATTCCCTGGAGAAAATCCTTCCACAGCTGAAATGCCATTTCACCTGGAACTTATTCAAGGAAGACAGTGTCTCAAGGGATCTAGAAGATAGAGTGTGTAACCAGATTGAATTTTTAAACACTGAGTTCAAAGCTACAATGTACAACTTGTTGGCCTACATAAAACACCTAGATGGTAACAACGAGGCAGCCCTGGAATGCTTACGGCAAGCTGAAGAGTTAATCCAGCAAGAACATGCTGACCAAGCAGAAATCAGAAGTCTAGTCACTTGGGGAAACTACGCCTGGGTCTACTATCACTTGGGCAGACTCTCAGATGCTCAGATTTATGTAGATAAGGTGAAACAAACCTGCAAGAAATTTTCAAATCCATACAGTATTGAGTATTCTGAACTTGACTGTGAGGAAGGGTGGACACAACTGAAGTGTGGAAGAAATGAAAGGGCGAAGGTGTGTTTTGAGAAGGCTCTGGAAGAAAAGCCCAACAACCCAGAATTCTCCTCTGGACTGGCAATTGCGATGTACCATCTGGATAATCACCCAGAGAAACAGTTCTCTACTGATGTTTTGAAGCAGGCCATTGAGCTGAGTCCTGATAACCAATACGTCAAGGTTCTCTTGGGCCTGAAACTGCAGAAGATGAATAAAGAAGCTGAAGGAGAGCAGTTTGTTGAAGAAGCCTTGGAAAAGTCTCCTTGCCAAACAGATGTCCTCCGCAGTGCAGCcaaattttacagaagaaaaggtGACCTAGACAAAGCTATTGAACTGTTTCAACGGGTGTTGGAATCCACACCAAACAATGGCTACCTCTATCACCAGATTGGGTGCTGCTACAAGGCAAAAGTAAGACAAATGCAGAATACAGGAGAATCTGAAGCTAGTGGAAATAAAGAGATGATTGAAGCACTAAAGCAATATGCTATGGACTATTCGAATAAAGCTCTTGAGAAGGGACTGAATCCTCTGAATGCATACTCCGATCTCGCTGAGTTCCTGGAGACGGAATGTTATCAGACACCATTCAATAAGGAAGTCCCTGATGCTGAAAAGCAACAATCCCATCAGCGCTACTGCAACCTTCAGAAATATAATGGGAAGTCTGAAGACACTGCTGTGCAACATGGTTTAGAGGGTTTGTCCATAAGCAAAAAATCAACTGACAAGGAAGAGATCAAAGACCAACCACAGAATGTATCTGAAAATCTGCTTCCACAAAATGCACCAAATTATTGGTATCTTCAAGGATTAATTCATAAGCAGAATGGAGATCTGCTGCAAGCAGCCAAATGTTATGAGAAGGAACTGGGCCGCCTGCTAAGGGATGCCCCTTCAGGCATAGGCAGTATTTTCCTGTCAGCATCTGAGCTTGAGGATGGTAGTGAGGAAATGGGCCAGGGCGCAGTCAGCTCCAGTCCCAGAGAGCTCCTCTCTAACTCAGAGCAACTGAACTGA
- the IFIT3 gene encoding interferon-induced protein with tetratricopeptide repeats 3 isoform a (isoform a is encoded by transcript variant 1), producing the protein MSEVTKNSLEKILPQLKCHFTWNLFKEDSVSRDLEDRVCNQIEFLNTEFKATMYNLLAYIKHLDGNNEAALECLRQAEELIQQEHADQAEIRSLVTWGNYAWVYYHLGRLSDAQIYVDKVKQTCKKFSNPYSIEYSELDCEEGWTQLKCGRNERAKVCFEKALEEKPNNPEFSSGLAIAMYHLDNHPEKQFSTDVLKQAIELSPDNQYVKVLLGLKLQKMNKEAEGEQFVEEALEKSPCQTDVLRSAAKFYRRKGDLDKAIELFQRVLESTPNNGYLYHQIGCCYKAKVRQMQNTGESEASGNKEMIEALKQYAMDYSNKALEKGLNPLNAYSDLAEFLETECYQTPFNKEVPDAEKQQSHQRYCNLQKYNGKSEDTAVQHGLEGLSISKKSTDKEEIKDQPQNVSENLLPQNAPNYWYLQGLIHKQNGDLLQAAKCYEKELGRLLRDAPSGIGSIFLSASELEDGSEEMGQGAVSSSPRELLSNSEQLN; encoded by the coding sequence TGAGGTCACCAAGAATTCCCTGGAGAAAATCCTTCCACAGCTGAAATGCCATTTCACCTGGAACTTATTCAAGGAAGACAGTGTCTCAAGGGATCTAGAAGATAGAGTGTGTAACCAGATTGAATTTTTAAACACTGAGTTCAAAGCTACAATGTACAACTTGTTGGCCTACATAAAACACCTAGATGGTAACAACGAGGCAGCCCTGGAATGCTTACGGCAAGCTGAAGAGTTAATCCAGCAAGAACATGCTGACCAAGCAGAAATCAGAAGTCTAGTCACTTGGGGAAACTACGCCTGGGTCTACTATCACTTGGGCAGACTCTCAGATGCTCAGATTTATGTAGATAAGGTGAAACAAACCTGCAAGAAATTTTCAAATCCATACAGTATTGAGTATTCTGAACTTGACTGTGAGGAAGGGTGGACACAACTGAAGTGTGGAAGAAATGAAAGGGCGAAGGTGTGTTTTGAGAAGGCTCTGGAAGAAAAGCCCAACAACCCAGAATTCTCCTCTGGACTGGCAATTGCGATGTACCATCTGGATAATCACCCAGAGAAACAGTTCTCTACTGATGTTTTGAAGCAGGCCATTGAGCTGAGTCCTGATAACCAATACGTCAAGGTTCTCTTGGGCCTGAAACTGCAGAAGATGAATAAAGAAGCTGAAGGAGAGCAGTTTGTTGAAGAAGCCTTGGAAAAGTCTCCTTGCCAAACAGATGTCCTCCGCAGTGCAGCcaaattttacagaagaaaaggtGACCTAGACAAAGCTATTGAACTGTTTCAACGGGTGTTGGAATCCACACCAAACAATGGCTACCTCTATCACCAGATTGGGTGCTGCTACAAGGCAAAAGTAAGACAAATGCAGAATACAGGAGAATCTGAAGCTAGTGGAAATAAAGAGATGATTGAAGCACTAAAGCAATATGCTATGGACTATTCGAATAAAGCTCTTGAGAAGGGACTGAATCCTCTGAATGCATACTCCGATCTCGCTGAGTTCCTGGAGACGGAATGTTATCAGACACCATTCAATAAGGAAGTCCCTGATGCTGAAAAGCAACAATCCCATCAGCGCTACTGCAACCTTCAGAAATATAATGGGAAGTCTGAAGACACTGCTGTGCAACATGGTTTAGAGGGTTTGTCCATAAGCAAAAAATCAACTGACAAGGAAGAGATCAAAGACCAACCACAGAATGTATCTGAAAATCTGCTTCCACAAAATGCACCAAATTATTGGTATCTTCAAGGATTAATTCATAAGCAGAATGGAGATCTGCTGCAAGCAGCCAAATGTTATGAGAAGGAACTGGGCCGCCTGCTAAGGGATGCCCCTTCAGGCATAGGCAGTATTTTCCTGTCAGCATCTGAGCTTGAGGATGGTAGTGAGGAAATGGGCCAGGGCGCAGTCAGCTCCAGTCCCAGAGAGCTCCTCTCTAACTCAGAGCAACTGAACTGA